The genomic interval CCATGGCAGACAGTACCAAGTGATGACCAACTCGCCGATTTACGATCAGCAGTTGGCGCTCAATGAATACTGGCAGCAGATTGGCGGAACCGTGATGCTGCCGGGCACAAACCGAGCCGCCGATCGTTTTGCCAGAGCAAGCTTTTACATCAACGCGACCACGCAATCAGCCGACCCGCGTGAGGCGACCGCGGCAGTCTTCAGCGTGATGCGAAACGTAAGCGTACCGCGAGGGATCAGCACGCCCGACCAGCCGAACATTTCCTCAACCATCTGGCGCACGGTCGCCGATCAGAAGAACCTCGTTTACTTCTTTGAAGATACCGCCAGTCCCAGTCTCCTGTGGGTTGATCTGAAACAAATCAATTTTGAAGCGAGCTCAGGAGTACGCAAACTGCAACTCCATGGAAACCCTGGCCTGGGAGGCAATCAGACGGACAACTTCAAAGCCTCGGCTCCGTTCATGTTCCTGGCACCGGAATAAGTGCCCGGGGGACGCCAGAAACGCTCAAGCCTCTCGTACGTGTGCTTGGGTGGGGCAGGTTTGCAACCTGCCGTTGATTCGCAGCGGCAGACAGTTGGACTTTGTGTTGTGATCGGCCAGCAAAGGATTTGAATCTGACGGTTCATTCGCAAAGATGTATTCAAGCTTGGGGTTGCGGCACTACATCACTTTCAGGCATTTGGCACACGATTCCGAATGATCTTGGTGGTGGGGTCCCCCGGCATGATCGTGTCACACCACATTTCATTCTCGAACACATAGCGGACTTGGATCGCAACTGCTTCTTGGGCGGCGAACGAGTCTCTTGCTTCCGCCAATGTCACGGTGGCATCGGTCCGAGCCGACTTAAGCTGCACGTGCTGCACATCAGATCCGTCACGCAAGTCGTCAAACAACTGCAAGACCTGATCGGCCGACCATTCGGCTTGCAGGATCTCGCTGATATCGTCATTCATCATCGCGAACCTCGGAGGAAACTTGTTGGTAGAAGATTGTCAGGGGAGGATTCACGGTGGGGGGCTCTTCAAAATTTTCTACCAATTCCTTCCGCCGGCAAGTGATGGGCATGCGGGCGACGTTGAGACGATTTGGTAGAAGATTGTCGGGGTAGAAGATTGCAGGGGTAGGAGATTGCAGGAGTAGAAGATTGTCGGGGGAGGATGCACGGTGGGGGGCTCTTCAAAATTTTCTACCCGCAATTTTCTACCCGCAATTTTCTACCCGCAATTTTCTACCCGCAATTTTCTACCCGTCATTTTCTACCCGTCATTTTCTACCCGTCATTTTCTACCCGTCATTTTCTACCCGTCATTTTCTACCCGTCATTTTCTACCCGTCATTTTCTACCCGTCATTTTCTACCCGTCATTTTCTACCCTTTCTTGCTCGGCCGCTCAAAGGCGGGCATCAGCAGGATGGCGTTTTCGGGTGCCGGACATACGTAGCGGCATACTCCGCATCCGGTGCAGGTGTCTTCGATGACGATCGGCTTGCCTTGAGTGACTTCAATGGCGCCCTCGACGGGGCAACGTTCGCTGCACACGGTGCAAGTGGTGTGGTGATGAGCCAAGCATAGGTGCTCAATCACACGGGCGGTGCCCATGATCGGCGGGATCGTGTCGATCAGCACACCAGGCTTGCACGATGCGATGCAAGGAAAGTCTTCGCACATCATGCACGCGGAAGTGTCGGCTTCGATGACAGGCGTGCCGGCGATATTTCCGAGTCGATCGGGTGCTTGGACAATCGCGTCATAAGGGCACGCGGTGAGGCAGTCGCCACATCGGGTGCATCCGGTGAGGAATTGAAATTCGTCGATCGCTCCCGGCGGACGATGCACAGGGATGGTTCGCGATACCGATCGGTTGCCAAGATCAGTCGGCGGCACCGGGTCGATATTGATGCCACCGATGCTGCGTGGTGGCTGCGTCGCTGGCTCTGGTTGGTGCGGTTTGGGTAGCCGAGTGACCAACGGTACAAACCGGTCCGACGGAATCAGTCGCCAGAAACGTCCTTGGAGTAGATCGCGGCGGCTTTGATTGGCGCGAGCGGGGCGGAATAGAAGCGTCCAGAGAAAAGCGGGAAGCCAAAGAGCAGCAAAGGCGATTCGCTTGATCGCCGACGACTTCGTCCTGGCAGTACGGTCGTCCTCCTCTGCATCACTCCGGCTCTCGCGACTTTGCGTCAAATTTCTCTCCGGCTATTTTGTAACGACATCCAGTGGTGGCAGCATCGGCACAGATTCCGGACCGTACCATTCCGCTTCGGGCATTTGGTCCAGCGTTGCAGAGGGGGCGTGGCATTGGGTGCAGTTGGTTCGCCACGGGTGCGTTGATTCCATTCCGGCCCATCCGTTGGGTCCGCCGTGACACGCGTTACAGTTCTCGCGCATCCACTGTGAGTGTGGGATTGTCGGCGGTGCTCCCTGGTACGCTCGCTTGCCTGCTTTCGGTGCCGGCAGTCCGACAAAACTCGATTCGACCGATGTGCCAGCGTCTTGGAACGGTGCCGGCGGCATCGGTGCGTGACACTGAGTGCAATTGCCCAGGAACGGGTGAGACATCACGCTGGCTTTTAAGCCCGCCATCTGCACGCCGCTACCATGACAAGCGTAACAAGCTGCGTCTGTCGTGTTTTCAATCGGGTGCGGAATGATCGGCGGAGCACCGTTGAAGGCGCGACGCGACGCCCGAAGTTTGCCGGACGCTTCTTTCTCCGATTTGCTCGGCTCGATTTTGGCGTAGAGATCGTACTGCGGCTGCGACAACGATTGCCGCTGGGCTTGCCAGGCCTTCGTCGGACCCATCGGTGTTTCGGCAATGTCGGCGTACGACACCGCGGGGATAAGCTTCGGATTTTCCTCGATCTTTTCATTGTCGAATTTCGCGACGAGCGCCGGTTCATGCAAACCGTCAGGTTGCGGCACACCGTCCATGATGCCGACAAAGAAACCGACCACCGCGATGGCGATGATGCAGGAAAAAAAGATCGGTGCAAGTCGTCGCATCATGACGGCGCCTCGGCCAGTTTCTTCACGCGCGCGGCGCATTTCTTGTAGTCCGGCTGTTTAGAAAACGGATCGTGAGCGTCCAGCGTGCAGTTGTTGATCAGCTTCGTTTCGTCAAAAAAGGGAACGAAGATTGTTCCGCGTGGTGGGCGACCACGACCATCGATCCAGACCGGCAACTCGCATTTCCCGCGACGTGACTCGACGATCACCCGTTCGCCTTGGCGGATATTGGCTGCCTTGGCGTCTTCCGGATTCATTTCGAGATAGGCCGTCGGCATCGCCCGAGAGAGTTGTGAAACGCGTCGCGTCATCGTGCCGCTATGCCAATGCTCCAGCACGCGACCGGTACACAGCCACATCGGAAACTCCTCATCAGGCATCTCCGGTGGCGGAGCATATTCGTGGAACCAAATCTGGGCGCGGCCGTCGTTGGTCGAGGAATGATAGAAATCGAACTCTTGTCCCGCGGTGACAAACGGATCGTCAAACCCCGAGAACCGGAATTTGGTTTCTCGCCACGATCCGTCATCTTGCTCAACGACCGGCCAACGCAACCCGCGTGCTTTCACGTATTCATCGTACGGCGCGAGGTTCTTATGCTTCATCGTCGTGAATTGACGGTACTCCTCAAACAGATGCTTATCGACGTTGGTATCGTAGTAATGATCAAACTCCCAAATGGGAATTTCTTCCCCGGCTTCGTTCTTCACCGCGAAGATGAACTCGCCGTCCTTGTCTTTCATCCCTTCGTAGCCCATCTCGAACAACTTATGCGCGATCGCGATCGTCATCCAGCAATCATCGCGAGCCTCACCGGGCGGATCGACCATTTTGAACCATTGCTGCGTTCGCCGTTCACTGTTGCCATACACGCCGTTCTTTTCCACCCACATCGCCGCAGGCAAAATCAAATCGGCCAAAACAGTCGTCGCGGTCGGGTACACATCGCTGACGATTAGAAATTTATCTTCGAGACCTTGCTTGTCGTTGAACAACGCGTTCAAGTTCGGCAGCGTCTGGCCGGGGTTGGTGACTTGCACGAACATCGTCGTGATGTCCCCGCCCTGGGATGTCGGTTTCGTGAACTGCTCGAACATCTTCACCGTGTGATATCCGGGGGTGGCGTTGATGCTGCCGGGCGACAAGTTCCAGAACCCTTCGCATTGCTCGCGGTGCTCTGGATTGGCAACAACACGACCACCAGGCAACGCGTGCGCAAGCGTGCCAACTTCGCGAACCGTGCCGCACGCCGAAGGTTGACCGGTCAGGCTGGTCGGCGCGTCGCCGGGCCGACCGAAATGGCCCGATAGCAAGTGAACACCATGAACCAACGAATTGATCGCGGTGCCCATTGTGTGTTGATTCATCCCCATGCACCACAGCGATGTGATGCGGATGTCGTGGTTACCGAACAAGTCAGCCAGCATTCGGATCTGATCCGCAGGCACGCCCGACAGTTCTTCGACCCGTTCCGGCGTGTACTTGGCGATGCGTTTGCGAAACTCTGCTTCGCTGATCTGTTCGCCCTGCAGCGTCGGCGTCAGTTCTTCGGCGCCGCGGAAGTTACAGTGTTTCTCGACGAATGACTTGTCGTAGTTGTTGTTCTCGATGAGTAAATGCATGATGCCCAGCGAGATTGCCACGTCGCCGTGCGGCTTCATTTCCAGATAATCGTTGGCCGCATCGGTTGTGCGTGTTTTCCGAGTGCCGATGTCGATAATGCGAACCGTCTCGCCGCGCGATCGCCGGTCGGTAACGCGCGAGAACAACACCGGGTGCATTTCAGCCGGGTTATTACCCCAGGTGATCAGCACGTCACACTCGTCGAGATCTTGATAGCAACCGGCCGGTTCGTCGACTCCGTAGGTTGCCAAGAAACCGGTCACGGCCGACGCCATGCAGAGTCGTGCGTTGGGGTCGATGTGATTATTGCCCAGGCCGCCCTTCATAAACTTTTGAGCAGCATAGCCTTCGGGGATCGTCCATTGCCCGCTGCCATAAAATGCGAATGTCTGAGGGGAATCAAAGATACGTTTGGCGATCGTTTCGATCGCTTCGTCCCATTCAATTTCCGTCAGCTTGCCGTCTTTGCGGAGCAGCGGATTGGTCAGGCGGTCTTTGCCATAAAGGATGCCGCCGACGTGATAGCCTTTGACGCACAACAATCCCTTATTGACGTCGGCGGCCTTGTCACCGGCAATCGCAACGACGCGTCCATCTTCCACGCCGACTTGCACGTGGCAACCGGTCCCGCAGAAACGACACGGCGCCTTGTTCCACGTCATGCCTTCACCCGTCGGCAAATCGTCAACGGCTTGGTCGGCGTGAACCACCGGCAACGATGTGTTGCCCGCGACCATCGAACCGGCCGCCGCCATCGCGGCTGACTTCAAGAAACTGCGACGTTTGGCATCCATTATTCTAGATTCCTGATTGATTCTCGTTCTGCGGTTTCGTTATCCTCGTCAAATGCGACCATGGCAACCGCTAAGTCGATCACTCCAGGTAACTCTCGGACCATATTCCATATTTGTTGGTCGCGGCGTTTGTCGGCCGAGTCGACAACGATCGCTAGTTTGCTGCCGCTAGCATTTCCGATTTCGATTTCGGGCACTTCGTGCAGAGATTCTATCGCCGCGGAATGCTCCTCAACTTGCGAGGCGAACGTGATGACCAAGCCGCTAATAGGCACGGTGGCTGCTCTTTTAAAAGTGGCGGGAAGATGCAAAAGTGAGGTTTCGCTAACCTATACGTGAGTGTATACATTAAGTCTCGTCCGTGGAACCTCATTTGGGACAGAAATTCATGCCGCGAACCGCCAGTATGCTCTTTGCCAGTGTGGTGTGCTTGGCCGTTGCGATGATTTTCGTCGTCGTCGGACGAGGCAACACGCGAGACGATTCTCGCTCGCGCCGTGTCGGTGCGGATCAACGTGACGGTGCGGATCAAATCGCAAGCAATGCGCCGACGGCGGTTGCCGCGGAGGCTTCTGCCGATCAGAACACTGCGGCGAATACTGCGGCGAATACCGGCGGTTCAAGACACCCCATCATCATTCGCAAACCCACCGGCCCACCGCGGATCGAGCTGGCCGGGATGGACCCGCAAGGTCGAACCGGCAGCGTCGCTTGTTCGACCTGCCATGCCGTCCGCAAACCAAACTCGGAAAACGTGTCGGCCGCGACGCTGGACGAATTTCACCAAGGCATGACGTTCAATCACGGCAAGATCGCCTGCTATGCCTGCCACAACCCCGACGACGCCGACACCTTGCGTTTAGCCGACGGACAGTCGATCGCGTATGAAAATGTGATGACGCTGTGTTCGCAGTGCCATAGCAAACAGGCCGAGTCGTTTGCCCATGGTGCGCACGGCGGCATGAACGGGCATTGGGATCTCACTCGCGGTCCACAAATGAAGAACAATTGCATCGACTGTCACGATCCCCACTCACCGACTTATCCCAGGATGGTCGTCGGCTTCAAACCCAAAGACCGCTTTAACGCCCCGCTTAGCCATCACCACGACCACCAAGGAGCGGAATCGCATGACGACCACTGAGAACGCTCGCAAACCATCACTACCGATCGTCGAGAACTTCACGCGACGTGCGGCTGTGAAAGGCGGCTTCGCAACACTCGGCGCTGCCGCGTTTGTGGCCGCCGTGTCGCCGCTGCGGCAAGCCGCCGAGGACAAGTCGGCGGCGGAGTTCATGCAGCAGCACTACACCGAGCTGTCGCCCCAGCAAAAGGCCGATGTGATCGCTCGATTGGAAGCCGAAGCGAAAGAGAACTACGGCGCAGACGTAACGATCGCCGACGACCGACCGATCCCTGGAACGAAATTTGTCTACGCGATCAACCTGAGTGTTTGCAACGGCAACGGCAAATGCGTTGAAGCTTGCCACAAAGAAAACAACCATGACCGCGACACCAACCAGTCGTATATCCGCGTGCTTGAAATGCCCAAGGGCACGATGGACATGGAAAAAGGCAACACGACTTACACCGGAGCCGTCCCTCAAGACGACAAGTTCTACTTGCCTGTTCAGTGCCAGCAATGCGACGAGCCACCGTGCGTTGACGTTTGCCCGGTGAAGGCGACGTGGAAGGAAGAGGATGGCATCGTCGTCGTGGACTACAACTGGTGCATCGGATGCCGGTATTGCGAAGCCGCTTGCCCCTATCACGCGCGTCGCTTCAACTGGAAAAAGCCAGAAGTGCCGGCCGACGAAGTCAATCCGGACCAGAGCTACTTGAGCAACCGTATCCGCCCGGTCGGTGTCGTCGAAAAGTGCACCTACTGCCTGCACCGAACTCGACGTGGCAAATTGCCCGCTTGCCTGGAAGCCTGCCCCACCGGCGCTCGCGTGTTCGGCAACATCCTCGATAAAGATTCCAACATCCGCTGGATCCTGGAAAACAAACGCGTTTACATCCTAAAGGAAGAACTCGGCACGAAACCGGCGTTCTTTTATTACTTCGATTGACGAAAGTGAGCCGACGGCGTTAGCCCGAATCATTCATGCGCCGCAACGCGATAGCGTCCGGTTCCCGAATATAGGGGTGAGAACCGGACGCTATCGCGTGGCGGCTGATATGCGCAGACTGCTTTCGTGCCAATCCGCGCAAGCCGTTTCACGCAAACGTGTTGCGATGACCGTAGTGAGTCGCGTGAATAATCCGGGCTAGCGGGCCGTTCTTTTCAATCTCCCCAACTACCCTCGGTTCGCGCCGTCGGCTCTAAAATAACATGAGCAGCATCACCACAACGCCACAGCCTAACGAGCCCAACGGAAAACAGTCGCACATCACCAGCTACCCGAAATTCATCGGGCGATCGTTGTGGTTGGCGACCGAAGGATCGTTTGCGTTCTACGCATGGATGACGATGTTGACCGCATTGTTCCTGGTCGGCGCAAACGCTTGGGCCAACCAAGTCGCGGGCGGAATGATTGCCACCAACATGACCGATCAAGTTTCGTGGGGACTCTACATCGCCAACTTCACCTTCATGGTCGGATTAGCGGCAGGCGGCGTCATGATGGTGATTCCGGCGTACCTGTATCACGACCGCAAGATGCACGATGTCGTCATCATTGGCGAACTGCTTGCCATTGCCGCCATCGTGATGTGCCTGATGTTCGTTGTCGCCGATCTCGGACGGCCCGATCGGTTCTGGCACATGCTGCCCATCGTCGGCAAATTCAACTGGCCGATCTCGATGTTGACCTGGGACGTGATCGTGCTCAACGGTTACCTGCTGTTGAATCTGCACATTTGCGGCTATCTGCTGTACATGCGATTTCTCGGTCGCAAGCCCAATCCGACGTGGTACATCCCGTTCGTGATGCTGTCCATTGTTTGGGCGATCTCGATTCACACCGTCACCGCGTTTCTTTACTGCGGCCTGGGCGGCCGACCGTTTTGGAACACGGCACTTCTTGCACCACGTTTCCTTGCATCCGCGTTTGTCTCCGGTCCCGCGTTCATCATCGTGTCGATGGTTCTGATCAAACGGTTGACCGGCGTGGGCGGACTCGACCAGCCGATCGCCACGCTCACCAAGATCATCCGCGTCACGATCCTGATCAATCTGTTGATGGTCGCCTCAGAACTGTTCACCGAATTCTACACCGGTGGATCGCACGTCAGCGCCGCGAAGTATCTGTTCTTTGGCTTGCACGGCAAAACCGCACTCGTCCCGTGGACCTGGACCGCGATCGGGCTGAATGTCACGGCGGCGTTGCTGTTCTTGTGGCCGGGGCTGTTGAGATTGCGCTGGCGGCCGTTGCTCGTCACCGCTTGTTTGATGGCGTTCGTCGGTGCTTGGATCGAAAAAGGTATGGGGCTAATCATTCCAGGATTCGTCCCTAGCACGCTGCACGAGATCGTCGAGTATGTCCCCAGCCAACTCGAATGGAAAGTCACGGTGGGAATCTGGGCGTTCGGGCTTATGGTATTCACCGTCGCCCTCAAAACTGCTCTCCCAACATTAAAGCATCCCGCTGAACACTGACCCCTGAGCACTGACTACTTTCGATGCAACCGGGTACGCCGACGCCCGAGAGCGAACTGCCGGATAGTGTTACGATGACTACTGTTAAGACAATTACTTGACTCGCTTCGCTGCACCCGACATGAAGGTTACCCAGTCTCCATTTGCGTCAAGCATCCTCGATGTCATCGAGATCTCATCAGCCGATTTGAACTCGTAGATGTCTTGAAACTTCGTCAGCTTGCCATCGCCCATGAAGTTTGGTCCGTCAGCTTCGAGTGTTAACACCTTTCCGGTCGCATCGACGTTGCCTGTGTACTGCCACATGAAGGCCGTCGCCGAATCAACCCACGTTCCGACATACTTCTGCTTCCCTTCGTCATAGCCGATCGTCTGAACCCCAGTCATCGGGTCACCGGACCATTCGCCCTTCATTTCATTGAGCACCCAGAATCCACCGAGCTTGCGTGAGGTCAATGTTCCAGTGCATTGCATCGGTGGCTGGTCCGGGGCCATGGTTGCTTTTGACTCGGTCGTCCATTCTCCGACGAACTTCACAAGCCACTCGTGCTCTTGAGTCGGCTTTGGCATGGCAGGGGACTCTTGCCCGCAAGCCGGTTCGTGGAAGCACACGAGGCTCAGAATCAGGGTCGTCAACACAAGAGTTTTCATGTTCAGTCTCGCCAAATTGAAAAGGGTACGAATGCTCGATCTAGCCCGGATTATTCATAACCCAACGCGTAAGCGAGGGATACTCGGTAAATCCCTCGCTTACGCGTCGGGTGATGAAAAACAATCTGCTTTTCCCAACGATGTCACAACTCATTGTCAAGAATCTGTTTGCGCTAAAATCAATCATCGGCATGAATAATCCGGGCTAGCAGTTGTCGATTAGGTAGCCACTCAATCGACATCAAGAGCTTCGATTTTATCGTGGAGTTTGGCCGGCAACTGAGTCGGAAGTTGTGCTTGGCACTGCGGCGTAATCCGGATGGTAGCGACTCCTGCGCCTTCGGCTGCGGGTCAAACGATCCGAAGACTCCTGCGCCTTCGGCTGCGGGTCAAACGATCCGAAGACCAACGCAGTGGTCTTTCGGGAGGTATCCGCGACCGCGAAGGCGGTCGCAGAGAACTCGTCGTAATACACCGCTTGAGCAAAGCAATCGTAGGTCATGCTGTGCATGACGAAATCCGGTACGCCCGTTTTCACGCTTGGTTACCTGGATTTGGGAAAACTCATGCCGAGATCCGCTGCGGCCGTGTTGTGGCACAGAGCAGACTGCGAGGGCAAAAAGATGTCGGATCAGAAATTGCTCAGGGACCACATCGATCAGAGTGAATCACATCACCGTTGAGGCAAGACGGTGGGAGGGAATTCTGGCGAATCCCACTACGCGGGTAGGGTTAGCGTCTCGGAGAGACGCTGCTACGTGGTGGGCTGCTACGTGCTGCCTGCTATCGGATCACGCCGGAGGTGGCGCTGAGTGTTTGCGAGTTGGACACCGCGTTGCCCAGGTGTTTGAAGTCCTTGAATTGCCAATGCACCTTTTTGTCTCGATCGATTTCGATCAGTTGCGGATTGTCTTCGCCCGCGTGACAATTTCCGATCACGATGTGCCCGTTGGGGTGGACTTCTAAAGTCGTCACCCAAGCCAACGTGATGCCGTCGAGATCGTTTTGATGAACTTGCCACACGATCTCCTTAGCCGGTGTGACTTCTAAAATGCTGTGGCCGTTGCCCGTGCCGATCAATGTGTTGCCGTTGGGCAATCGCAGGGCGCTAAAAACGGCGTCTCCGAATGCTTCTGGGCCATGGCCGCCTTGGGCCGGTTTGCCGAACATCGGGACATCGTATTCCCAAGTGATCTTGCCGTCGTGGTCATACTCGCGGACCACTCCGTCGCCTTCTTGTGCCACCAAGTAACCGCCATCGGCCAAAGGACGAACCAGACGTGTGTCGCGGTGGGGGTGGGGGTGATCGCGTTTGAGCGTGATGCTGTGGTGAACCTTGCCGTCTCGGTCGATCTCATAGATCTTTCCTTCGCCGCTGAGGGCGACCATCACTTGACCGTTTGGCAGCGGAGCGATCGAGTGAAGTTCGACGGCGGATTCGGTCGCCAGCGACTTGGAATCGAACGACCAAACTCGCTCTTTCTTTTGCAGGTCGATCTCGACCACGCGTGTGCCTTCATGCGTCAGCAAGTTCCCATTGGGCAGCACGTGCATGTCGTGCGGTGCGCCGCCGATCTCCATCTCCCAATCAAGGCTGCCGTTTTCATCAAAGCGAAACAGCTTGCGTCCTTGGTTGGCGATGAAAGCATGCTCGGCCGACGCGGGCGATGCGGCGAAACAAAAGGCAAAGAGGAGGATAGAGATGGAAAGACACGTGACGCTTCGTTTCATCGGTGCAAGCTCGAATGGCATAAGGGAGCGGGAAATGGATTTCCCCCCGATGATACTCGATCTACCAGTTTGGGCGTGGCGGTTTGGGCGTGTCAGTTTGGGCGTGCGGATTGAAAAGGACGTCACGCCTGGATTTTCATCCGCCGCAGGTCTAGGGGAGCACGCTGACGCGGTTTTCGACGCTGCTGACGCCGGGCTCCAAACGCATCAGCAATTCGCTCATTCGGCGGTCTTTCTCGGTTCGAACGGCTCCCGTCAAAACCGCCGTGCGTCCGTTCATGGAGACGTTCACGTTTCGTAGCGCCGGGGCTTTAGTGACCGTAGAAAGCCGCGTCGAAACGGTGGCTTGGACCTCCGCTGGTGGGAGTGGCTCCACGTCCACTGCCGAACGAAGGCGTACGCGAACAGCGGGTTTGCTGGTCGATGCACCTTGATTGAGTCCGCCAAACAGGCCGCCGAACAAGCCCCCCAGGCCTCCTCCTCCACCGCCGAAGCCGGCTCCCCCGCCAGCACCACCGCCGCCGCCCGACTCGGCTCCGATACCGAAGCCGGTTTCGGTGGCCGCACCAACGGTGTCGCCACGCTCGAGCGTGAAGGCGCTCCTGTCGGCTTCCACTGGTCCCAGCGAAATGGTGGTCGCATCGCCGACGCCAACGGTCCCAGATCCCGAGGTGTCTCCGTTTTGTGCCGACGCAGAGGAGCCCCAGCAAAGCACGACGGCCAGTGACAGAAGAGCGAAAGAGTATCGTTGGTGATCGAAATTCATGGAAATCGCCCGTTTTTCTGCTAGCAAGAACGTGAATGGGTGAGGAACGCGTGTCAGTATCAGTTTAACCCGTTGGCAAAGAAAACGTTCCGAAATCGATCCTTGCGGCATCGACGGATGCCAAGATCCCGGTCGGTGGGGCGAATCATGCCGAGAATTCGGTTCCAGCGACAAAAACTAAGCCTGATGCCGTAGAGCATCCAGCCGGTGAACGGGTTAACCTATCGGTCGGAGTCAATGACACCTTCCCCACAGCATGATCGAACAATGAATCTCATCCTCACGCGCATCCATCAAACGCGACTCGCCCCACGCATTGCGACCCGTGTCGCTTGGTTATTGCTGCCGATCATTCTCTGCCTCGTCGTCGTGTCGTCGCCGGAGGCCCGTGCCCAGGACGACGCGAGCAAGAAAAACGAGACGTCGATGCCGGGTGCGCCACGTTTGTTGCCCGAGGATGCGATGTTTTATATCCGCCTGGACAGTGCGGATGATTTGCGAGAGGACTCCAAGAAATCTTCCATCGGACTGATGATCAACGATCCGCAGATGCGTCCGTTGGTGCAAGATGTCTATTCGACCGCCCGCGATCTGTTTGCGATGGTCAGCGACAAAGTCGGTGTGTCACTTGACGAACTGCTCGCCATCCCCAGCGGCCAAGTCGCCGTGGCGGTGATCCCCGCGATCCCACCGGACGAGGAGTCGCGTGAGTTGTACGAGCAAGAAAACCAAGTCGACGATTCATCCGAAGCGGCGGCGCGTAAAGAACGTCGCCGACGTCGTGAAGCCTACGGGTTCGCGACGGTGATCATGATTGATGCGGGCAAGAACGTGGACAAGTTGCTGGCGATTGTCGATCGCATCGAAAACCAAGTCGTCACCAACGATGGCTATGTCCGGCGACGCACCGTGGTCGACAAGACGGACGTGATCCGGTTACTGCCTCCGCGTCAGGGCCGACCTGAGATCGAATACTTTGAGCGTGAAGGAACCGTCGTCTTTGGTTTTGGGCATCGAACCGCACAAGACGTCTTGGAACATTGGCGTGGCAAGAGTGACCAAACCACGTTGGCCGAGAACGCTCGGTTCGGAACACTGATGTCGCGTTGCCTGGGTAGTGAAGAGACACGCCCCCAGATCACTTTCTTTGTCGATCCCCACGCGATCATCGACCGCATCATCAAACGTAGCGGCAGCATGACGGCGGGATTCGTGTGGCCGGTGATCCAAGACCTTGGCGCGTCACGCGTCGCCGGTATTGCGGGCAGCTCATTCCGAGGCGGCGAAGTGTTTGAGGGGATTTCGCATATCCATCTTCGCATCGAGCCTCCACGCGACGGAGTGCTGGGGTTGTTGCGGCCCGAGACCGGCGACACCA from Stieleria varia carries:
- the dsrP gene encoding sulfate reduction electron transfer complex DsrMKJOP subunit DsrP, with the translated sequence MSSITTTPQPNEPNGKQSHITSYPKFIGRSLWLATEGSFAFYAWMTMLTALFLVGANAWANQVAGGMIATNMTDQVSWGLYIANFTFMVGLAAGGVMMVIPAYLYHDRKMHDVVIIGELLAIAAIVMCLMFVVADLGRPDRFWHMLPIVGKFNWPISMLTWDVIVLNGYLLLNLHICGYLLYMRFLGRKPNPTWYIPFVMLSIVWAISIHTVTAFLYCGLGGRPFWNTALLAPRFLASAFVSGPAFIIVSMVLIKRLTGVGGLDQPIATLTKIIRVTILINLLMVASELFTEFYTGGSHVSAAKYLFFGLHGKTALVPWTWTAIGLNVTAALLFLWPGLLRLRWRPLLVTACLMAFVGAWIEKGMGLIIPGFVPSTLHEIVEYVPSQLEWKVTVGIWAFGLMVFTVALKTALPTLKHPAEH
- a CDS encoding DUF1579 domain-containing protein, with amino-acid sequence MPKPTQEHEWLVKFVGEWTTESKATMAPDQPPMQCTGTLTSRKLGGFWVLNEMKGEWSGDPMTGVQTIGYDEGKQKYVGTWVDSATAFMWQYTGNVDATGKVLTLEADGPNFMGDGKLTKFQDIYEFKSADEISMTSRMLDANGDWVTFMSGAAKRVK
- a CDS encoding PQQ-binding-like beta-propeller repeat protein — its product is MKRSVTCLSISILLFAFCFAASPASAEHAFIANQGRKLFRFDENGSLDWEMEIGGAPHDMHVLPNGNLLTHEGTRVVEIDLQKKERVWSFDSKSLATESAVELHSIAPLPNGQVMVALSGEGKIYEIDRDGKVHHSITLKRDHPHPHRDTRLVRPLADGGYLVAQEGDGVVREYDHDGKITWEYDVPMFGKPAQGGHGPEAFGDAVFSALRLPNGNTLIGTGNGHSILEVTPAKEIVWQVHQNDLDGITLAWVTTLEVHPNGHIVIGNCHAGEDNPQLIEIDRDKKVHWQFKDFKHLGNAVSNSQTLSATSGVIR
- a CDS encoding BON domain-containing protein, producing the protein MNFDHQRYSFALLSLAVVLCWGSSASAQNGDTSGSGTVGVGDATTISLGPVEADRSAFTLERGDTVGAATETGFGIGAESGGGGGAGGGAGFGGGGGGLGGLFGGLFGGLNQGASTSKPAVRVRLRSAVDVEPLPPAEVQATVSTRLSTVTKAPALRNVNVSMNGRTAVLTGAVRTEKDRRMSELLMRLEPGVSSVENRVSVLP